In Ipomoea triloba cultivar NCNSP0323 chromosome 7, ASM357664v1, a single genomic region encodes these proteins:
- the LOC116024372 gene encoding zinc finger protein JAGGED-like — protein MNNSPAHHRQQQAVDWPAAEVQHNNNNNVDPVLVLGRSYDCVFCKRGFNTAQALGGHMNIHRKNKDRPAARHSGNHTFSDKINSTDIVRGGDQKNSSPGSSTCPAPSPLRGNPSPSAVLTNYNDDPQRYCRDFFGDDDDVGWLKLGRAAHVRRDIQERGQLQNYPHEANLDLELRLGSHD, from the coding sequence ATGAATAACTCGCCTGCCCATCATCGACAACAACAAGCAGTTGACTGGCCGGCGGCAGAGGTacaacacaacaacaacaacaacgttgACCCAGTACTTGTCTTAGGCCGATCCTACGACTGCGTGTTCTGCAAGCGAGGCTTCAACACGGCCCAAGCTCTGGGCGGTCACATGAACATTCATCGGAAGAACAAGGACAGGCCCGCCGCCAGACATAGTGGGAACCACACTTTTTCCGACAAGATTAACAGTACAGACATTGTTAGAGGTGGCGATCAAAAAAACAGCTCCCCCGGATCCTCAACCTGCCCTGCGCCATCACCTCTTAGAGGTAATCCCTCTCCATCCGCAGTTTTAACTAATTATAACGATGACCCACAACGATACTGTCGTGATTTCTTCGGAGATGACGATGATGTGGGTTGGTTGAAACTCGGGAGGGCGGCGCATGTACGACGAGACATACAAGAGAGGGGTCAACTCCAAAATTATCCACATGAGGCGAACTTGGATCTGGAGCTTCGACTTGGATCACATGATTGa